One genomic window of Salvia miltiorrhiza cultivar Shanhuang (shh) chromosome 4, IMPLAD_Smil_shh, whole genome shotgun sequence includes the following:
- the LOC131019613 gene encoding TPR repeat-containing thioredoxin TDX-like yields the protein MLRSTYLKTVESNIDRALLYDSLEVEIVESDLELDNSDVVEPDYDSPPEMGDPSVEVTEEAREAALVQKSMAMDAILEGNLDKAIILLTEAIILNPKSSMLYASRASVFVKLKKPNAATRDADAALKINDELGKGYKARGMAKVMLGLWEDAARDLHMASKLDFDEEATVMLKKVESNVKKIVEHRQKYEKLHKAKEQRKAELERLRKMQEAQNEFGSFLKDGQVIPVESAKDLKMRLNAASKMSRLAIVYFTAAWCGPCVHIGPIYTKLASKYPKAVFLKVDIDEVREAAAEWRIPSIPSFYLSKDGSVVDEELQISMNSLEKKILEHTA from the exons ATGTTGAGATCTACCTATCTGAAGACTGTTGAATCCAACATAGACAGAGCGCTGCTTTATGATTCATTGGAGGTGGAAATTGTCGAGTCTGATCTTGAATTAGATAATTCTGATGTTGTGGAGCCTGACTATGACTCCCCACCTGAG ATGGGCGATCCTTCAGTTGAAGTGACTGAAGAAGCTCGAGAAGCTGCACTAGTACAAAAATCAATGGCCATGGATGCAATCCTTGAAG GTAATCTCGATAAGGCCATAATTCTTCTAACAGAAGCAATCATATTGAATCCAAAGTCATCAATGTTGTATGCTAGCAGAG CTAGTGTGTTTGTTAAACTGAAGAAACCAAATGCTGCAACCCGTGATGCTGATGCTGCGTTGAAG ATCAATGATGAATTAGGTAAAGGATATAAAGCTCGAGGTATGGCAAAAGTGATGTTGGGCTTATGGGAAGATGCTGCAAGAGATTTGCATATGGCTTCCAAGTTAGATTTTGATGAGGAGGCTACTGTGATGCTTAAAAAG GTTGAATCCAATGTCAAGAAGATTGTAGAACACCGGCAAAAATACGAAAAGCTTCACAAAGCAAAGGAGCAGAGGAAGGCTGAGCTTGAAAGGCTGAGAAAAATGCAG GAAGCTCAAAATGAATTTGGTTCATTCTTGAAGGATG GACAAGTAATTCCGGTGGAATCTGCCAAGGACCTGAAAATGAGGCTGAATGCTGCTTCAAAGATGTCTCGGCTTGCAATCGTGTACTTCACTGCAGCATGGTGCGGCCCCTGCGTCCACATTGGTCCGATATATACAAAGCTAGCTTCAAAATATCCCAAGGCGGTGTTCTTGAAAGTCGACATTGATGAGGTgcgcgaagcagcagcagagtGGAGAATCCCAAGCATTCCAAGCTTCTACTTGTCCAAAGATGGAAGCGTGGTCGATGAAGAACTCCAGATCAGCATGAACTCACTTGAAAAGAAAATTCTTGAGCACACTGCATAG
- the LOC131019615 gene encoding TPR repeat-containing thioredoxin TDX, with protein MDAEKVEGLKGFVEYCKQNPSVLHSPSLAFFKNFLQSLGARIPAFGESGKDGEDHEDTKPFESRKPDVSMDDISNDDIVESDVELDNSDAVEPDNDPPQKMGDPSAEVTEENQEAAQLSKAKAMEAIADGKFSEAIDYLTEAILLNPKSAILYGNRASIFIKLKKPNAAIRDADAALQINPDSAKGYKARGMARAMLGSWDEAARDLHVAAKLDFDEEIGLVLKKVEPNAKKIEEHNRKYERLRKEKELRRIELERKRRQDAEAASVLKDGEIIAIHSGSELKDKLNAASKTSRLSVLYFTATWCGPCRYVSPVFTSLAAKYPKVVFLKVDIDEARDAAAEWGISSVPAFFFVKNGKEVDQVVGADKNALEQKIAQHA; from the exons ATGGACGCGGAAAAGGTTGAAGGATTGAAGGGTTTTGTGGAGTATTGCAAACAAAACCCATCTGTGTTGCACTCTCCATCTCTTGCATTTTTCAAGAATTTTCTGCAAAG TCTGGGAGCTCGAATTCCGGCTTTTGGAGAATCG GGCAAAGATGGCGAGGATCATGAAGATACAAAGCCATTTGAATCTAGGAAGCCCGACGTATCAATGGATGATATCTCAAATGACGACATTGTTGAATCTGATGTTGAGTTGGATAATTCAGACGCTGTTGAGCCTGACAATGATCCTCCACAGAAA ATGGGGGACCCTTCTGCTGAAGTAACAGAAGAAAATCAAGAAGCTGCTCAGTTATCGAAAGCAAAAGCTATGGAAGCAATTGCTGATG GCAAGTTTAGTGAGGCCATAGATTACCTAACCGAAGCAATCTTGTTAAATCCAAAGTCGGCAATATTATATGGAAATAGAG CAAGTATCTTTATAAAATTGAAGAAACCAAATGCTGCAATCCGAGATGCTGATGCTGCTTTACAA ATCAACCCAGACTCGGCTAAAGGATATAAAGCGCGAGGGATGGCAAGAGCAATGTTGGGCTCATGGGATGAAGCAGCTCGTGATTTGCATGTGGCGGCAAAGTTGGATTTTGACGAGGAGATAGGACTGGTGCTCAAGAAG GTTGAACCCAATGCAAAGAAAATTGAAGAGCACAACCGGAAATATGAACGCTTGCGCAAGGAGAAGGAGCTGAGAAGAATCGAGCTTGAGAGGAAGAGGCGTCAA GATGCTGAAGCTGCTTCTGTTTTAAAAGATG GAGAAATCATCGCGATTCATTCTGGTAGCGAGTTGAAGGATAAACTCAATGCTGCTTCAAAGACATCGCGCCTCTCAGTTCTTTACTTCACTGCAACATGGTGTGGCCCCTGCCGTTACGTCTCCCCTGTTTTCACGAGCTTAGCAGCAAAGTACCCTAAAGttgttttcttgaaagttgacatCGACGAGGCTAGAGATGCTGCTGCTGAATGGGGCATCAGCAGTGTCCCGGCCTTCTTCTTCGTCAAAAACGGTAAAGAGGTGGATCAAGTCGTCGGGGCCGACAAAAACGCGCTCGAGCAGAAGATTGCTCAGCATGCTTGA
- the LOC131019612 gene encoding ABC transporter G family member STR-like, with protein MARQDSNRRLETLLDLDKTKKNMTRQATRKLIPGHGLEFTNLSYSVLKKQKKDGVWITKETYLLNDISGQAMKGEIMAIMGPSGAGKSTFLDALAGRIAQGSLEGHVRMDGKAVTASYMKMISSYVMQDDQLFPMLTVFETFMFAAEVRLPPSISTAEKKKRVVELVNQLGLTSAMHTYIGNEGTRGVSGGEKRRVSIGVDIIHKPSLLFLDEPTSGLDSTSAYSVVEKVKDIARGGSIVLMTIHQPSFRIQMLLDRITVLARGRLVYMGSPTALPPYLAGFQRPVPEGENSIEYLLDVIKEYDESTVGLDPLVLYQRDGIKPEQVATTPLPKRLKTPQATPRGKSSWSKHISLQSSQFSHHGGGGAMTPRSGPFDYSSNHDDDEENFDASLERKSRVMPQTPLSMQSGAYPRLASHFYKDFSVWIYQGVKGTPRRPPTWTPARTPGQTPMSSSRSHTYNSHAPPPKTPVFTTSFDSYTTSYQEFDVEEEQVLDEPEHRHKFANPWLREVAVLSWRTALNVIRTPELFLSREIVLTVMALVLASLFKNLHGTEFLSINRLLNFYIFAICLVFFSSNDAVPTFIQERFIFIRETSHNAYRASSYVVSSLIVYLPFFAIQGFTFAAITKYILRLHGGIIPFWLILYASLITTNAYVMLVSAVVPSYITGYAVVIATTALFFLTCGFFLKSSQIPIYWKWLHYISAIKYPFEALLINEFKGTRCYHGFGGELQPGPLGEIRISELHNITRGINCTTRDQELMLIGEDVLFTMDIDHIESIWTDIGILLAWGVLYRLFFYVVLRFYSKNERK; from the exons ATGGCGCGTCAAGACTCGAATAGGAGGCTCGAGACGTTGCTGGACTTGGACAAGACCAAAAAGAACATGACGAGGCAGGCCACACGGAAGCTCATCCCGGGCCACGGCCTCGAGTTCACAAACCTATCATACAGCGTGCTCAAGAAACAGAAGAAAGATGGTGTGTGGATCACCAAGGAGACCTACCTGCTCAACGACATCTCCGGGCAGGCCATGAAGGGCGAGATCATGGCCATCATGGGGCCCAGCGGGGCCGGGAAATCTACGTTTCTTGATGCCTTAGCCGGCCGGATTGCACAGGGGAGCCTCGAAGGCCATGTCAGGATGGATGGCAAAGCA GTGACAGCCAGCTACATGAAAATGATCTCATCTTATGTGATGCAAGATGATCAGCTGTTTCCCATGCTGACTGTTTTCGAGACATTCATGTTTGCTGCAGAAGTGAGGCTTCCACCATCAATCTCCACTgctgagaagaagaagagagttGTTGAGCTTGTCAATCAGCTTGGTTTAACT AGTGCAATGCATACTTACATTGGGAATGAAGGGACAAGAGGGGTTTCTGGTGGAGAGAAGAGAAGGGTGTCTATTGGTGTTGACATAATCCACAAGCCATCACTGCTGTTTCTTGATGAGCCCACCTCCGGCCTCGACTCGACGAGCGCCTACAGTGTCGTCGAGAAGGTGAAGGACATAGCCAGAGGAGGCAGCATAGTGCTCATGACAATCCACCAGCCTTCCTTCAGAATCCAGATGCTGCTAGACAGAATCACAGTCCTTGCTAG GGGAAGGCTAGTATACATGGGAAGCCCAACTGCACTACCTCCCTACCTTGCCGGCTTCCAACGCCCCGTCCCAGAAGGCGAAAACAGCATTGAGTACCTCCTCGACGTGATCAAGGAGTACGACGAATCAACTGTAGGGCTCGACCCTCTCGTTCTGTACCAGCGCGATGGGATCAAGCCGGAGCAAGTGGCCACAACCCCACTCCCGAAGAGGCTCAAGACTCCACAGGCAACGCCCCGTGGGAAGAGCTCGTGGTCGAAGCACATCAGCCTGCAGAGCAGCCAGTTCTCCCATCACGGAGGAGGAGGAGCCATGACTCCTAGATCAGGGCCGTTTGATTACAGCAGCAATCACGATGATGACGAAGAAAACTTCGACGCCTCATTAGAGAGGAAGAGCAGAGTAATGCCTCAAACGCCACTAAGCATGCAAAGTGGAGCCTATCCACGGCTGGCCTCACATTTCTACAAGGACTTCTCCGTGTGGATCTACCAGGGCGTCAAGGGGACTCCCCGACGCCCTCCCACGTGGACCCCGGCTCGCACCCCGGGCCAAACGCCAATGTCGAGCTCAAGAAGCCACACGTACAACAGCCATGCCCCACCTCCAAAAACACCAGTCTTTACCACTTCTTTTGACTCATACACAACTTCTTACCAAGAATTCGACGTCGAGGAAGAGCAAGTGCTGGACGAGCCCGAGCACAGGCACAAGTTCGCCAACCCGTGGCTGCGCGAGGTGGCCGTGCTCTCATGGCGCACGGCCCTCAACGTGATACGAACACCGGAGCTCTTCCTATCTCGAGAGATAGTCCTCACCGTGATGGCTCTCGTCCTCGCCTCCCTCTTCAAGAACCTCCACGGAACCGAGTTCCTAAGCATCAACCGCCTCCTCAACTTCTACATCTTCGCCATCTGCCTCGTCTTCTTCTCCTCCAACGACGCCGTCCCCACCTTCATCCAAGAGAGGTTCATCTTCATCCGCGAGACCTCCCACAACGCCTACCGAGCCTCCTCCTACGTCGTCTCCTCGCTCATCGTCTACCTCCCGTTCTTCGCCATCCAAGGCTTCACATTCGCGGCCATCACCAAATACATACTCCGCCTCCACGGCGGCATCATCCCCTTCTGGCTCATCCTCTACGCGTCGCTCATCACCACAAACGCCTACGTGATGCTGGTGAGCGCGGTGGTGCCGAGCTACATCACCGGCTACGCTGTGGTCATAGCCACCACGGCTCTCTTCTTCCTCACCTGCGGCTTCTTCTTGAAGTCGTCTCAAATCCCAATCTACTGGAAATGGCTGCACTACATCTCTGCCATCAAGTACCCTTTCGAGGCGCTGCTGATCAACGAGTTCAAGGGCACAAGGTGCTACCATGGCTTCGGCGGGGAGCTCCAGCCCGGCCCCCTCGGAGAGATCAGGATCAGCGAGCTCCACAACATAACTCGAGGGATCAACTGCACCACTCGTGATCAAGAGCTCATGTTGATCGGAGAAGACGTGCTCTTCACCATGGATATCGATCACATTGAGAGTATATGGACTGACATCGGCATCCTCCTCGCCTGGGGCGTGCTGTACCGCCTTTTCTTCTACGTCGTGCTCAGATTCTACTCCAAGAATGAGAGGAAATGA
- the LOC131019609 gene encoding CBBY-like protein isoform X1, which produces MAVKSQPTSFIRLKKKRKRKGEIAMATNAICSPPLTTSVSSSSSKNLIFAKKTLVLSSSSCSGMGASKLGKLSIKKRSGERFGVVKCMASAAPSVLPKALLFDCDGVLVDTEKDGHRVSFNDTFAEKELGVTWDVDLYGELLKIGGGKERMTAYFNKVGWPDKAPTSEQERKEFIASLHKRKTELFMALIEKKLLPLRPGVAKLIDQALGSGVKVAVCSTSNEKAVSAVVSFLLGAERAEQIQIYAGDVVPRKKPDPAIYLLAAETLGVEPSSCVVIEDSGIGLAAAKAAGMKCIVTKSGYTGDEDFEKADAVFDFIGDPPEERFDLAFCGSLLEKQYVG; this is translated from the exons atggcCGTTAAATCTCAACCAACATCATTcattagattaaaaaaaaaacgaaaaaggaAGGGAGAAATTGCAATGGCAACTAACGCCATCTGTTCTCCTCCACTCACAACTTCAGTCTCATCATCTTCATCGAAAAATCTCATCTTTGCAAAAAAGACTCTAGttttatcatcatcatcatgctcTGGAATGGGAGCTTCAAAATTGGGCAAGTTATCAATCAAGAAAAGAAGCGGCGAGAGATTCGGAGTGGTGAAATGCATGGCATCTGCTGCGCCTTCTGTTCTTCCAAAAGCCCTCTTGTTCGATTGCGATGGCGTGTTGGTTGATACTGAGAAAGATGGGCATCGCGTTTCTTTCAACGACACTTTTGCTGAA aaagagttgggagtTACATGGGACGTCGATTTGTATGGTGAGTTGCTGAAAATTGGGGGAGGAAAAGAGAG GATGACGGCCTACTTCAATAAGGTCGGGTGGCCAGACAAGGCGCCAACGTCTGAACAAGAGAGGAAGGAGTTCATAGCATCTCTTCACAAGCGAAAGACTGAGCTGTTTATGGCGCTGATCGAGAAGAAACTGCTGCCTCTTCGACCTGGTGTTGCAAA GCTAATAGACCAGGCACTCGGAAGTGGAGTGAAAGTTGCTGTGTGCAGCACTTCAAATGAGAAGGCG GTGTCTGCTGTAGTTTCCTTCTTATTAGGAGCTGAGCGAGCAGAACAGATTCAGATATACGCTGGAGACGTGGTTCCTCGTAAGAAGCCCGACCCA GCAATCTACCTGTTAGCTGCAGAAACATTGGGCGTCGAACCTTCAAG CTGTGTTGTGATCGAAGACAGTGGGATTGGCCTTGCAGCTGCCAAAGCTGCAGGAATGAAGTGTATCGTGACAAAGAGCGG GTACACGGGTGACGAGGATTTTGAAAAGGCGGATGCCGTTTTCGACTTCATCGGAGACCCGCCGGAGGAACGGTTCGACTTGGCATTCTGTGGAAGCCTCCTTGAGAAACAATATGTTGGTTAA
- the LOC131019614 gene encoding uncharacterized protein LOC131019614 — translation MSLHVKEARNHVAMDIGRFFFENGISFNCIESLSFVSMCRSIGLYGKGLKVSSKHKLSTWILKEEVKTTDVIVDDIKRSWIQTGVSILSDGWKDMRGRSLINFLVNNPHSTVFLRSIDASDAVKDANLLFQLLDGIVEEIGEELVVQVVTDNASNYKAAGKLLMEKRKSLYWTPCVAHCIDLMFEKLGELPQHKNALMKARKVSNFIYNHGLVLAMMRKHTDRELIRPATTRFATTFLALESMMELRQPLQAMFTSADWERTTWAKKNDGKEIKKIILSDQRFWRAV, via the coding sequence ATGTCTCTCCATGTCAAAGAAGCAAGAAATCACGTGGCAATGGATATTGGACGATTTTTCTTTGAAAATGGGATTTCGTTCAATTGTATCGAGTCTCTATCATTTGTCAGCATGTGTAGGTCCATCGGATTGTATGGAAAAGGTTTGAAGGTTTCTTCTAAACATAAGTTGAGTACGTGGATTTTGAAGGAAGAAGTCAAGACAACGGACGTGATTGTTGATGATATCAAAAGATCTTGGATACAAACAGGTGTATCCATATTATCTGATGGATGGAAAGACATGAGAGGGAGAAGCTTGATCAATTTCCTAGTCAACAACCCCCATAGTACTGTGTTTTTAAGGTCTATTGATGCTTCAGACGCCGTCAAAGATGCCAATTTGCTATTTCAGCTTTTAGATGGGATTGTGGAGGAAATTGGAGAGGAACTAGTGGTTCAAGTTGTGACTGATAATGCTAGCAACTATAAGGCTGCCGGAAAACTATTGATGGAGAAGAGGAAGAGTCTTTATTGGACACCATGTGTTGCGCACTGTATCGATTTGATGTTTGAGAAGCTAGGAGAGCTACCTCAACACAAGAATGCATTGATGAAGGCAAGGAAAGTGAGCAACTTCATCTACAATCATGGATTGGTGTTGGCAATGATGAGAAAACACACGGATAGAGAGCTTATTCGTCCGGCAACGACGAGATTTGCTACTACTTTTTTGGCATTGGAGAGTATGATGGAGTTGAGGCAACCTCTACAAGCTATGTTTACATCTGCTGATTGGGAAAGGACTACATGGGCCAAGAAAAATGATGGAAAAGAGATTAAAAAGATAATCTTAAGTGATCAGCGATTTTGGCGTGCTGTTTAA